From Microbacterium pseudoresistens, the proteins below share one genomic window:
- the ispD gene encoding 2-C-methyl-D-erythritol 4-phosphate cytidylyltransferase, translating into MSSDPLLPVPRTAVIVVAAGSGTRLGAPAPKAFVGIDERTVLRHALEGVFAAPPAQVIVVAPAGYEGEAESDARAAAGARGDLMRVVTGGQTRQQSVAAGLAALWGDVETVLVHDAARALTPASQIAAVIRAVSEGDGTGIVPALPVIDTLKQVDGDAVVGVADRSQLVAAQTPQGFPRARLEQAYERAAQEGAEYTDDAALYAAAGFAVQHIPGTATAFKITTPADLERARMLLAPRTTSAPRIGIGTDAHAFGGAGDLWLAGLEWRGEPALSGHSDGDVVAHAIVDALLGAAGLGDIGEHLGTAHPEYAGAHGEVFLARTREILDDAGFAIGNVSVQFQGNRPRFSARRAEAESALSAALGAPVSVSATTTDGLGFAGRGEGISATAVALVHPR; encoded by the coding sequence GTGAGCTCCGACCCGCTGCTGCCCGTTCCGCGTACCGCCGTGATCGTCGTCGCCGCGGGCTCGGGCACGCGCCTGGGCGCCCCGGCACCCAAGGCGTTCGTCGGGATCGATGAGCGCACCGTCCTGCGGCACGCGCTGGAGGGAGTCTTCGCCGCCCCGCCCGCGCAGGTGATCGTCGTCGCTCCCGCCGGCTACGAGGGCGAGGCCGAGTCGGATGCGCGGGCCGCCGCGGGTGCGCGAGGCGACCTGATGCGGGTGGTCACCGGCGGGCAGACGCGTCAGCAGTCCGTCGCCGCGGGGCTGGCCGCGCTGTGGGGCGACGTCGAGACCGTGCTCGTGCACGACGCCGCCCGCGCGCTGACCCCGGCGTCTCAGATCGCCGCCGTCATCCGCGCCGTCTCCGAGGGAGATGGCACCGGCATCGTTCCCGCACTGCCCGTCATCGACACGCTCAAGCAGGTCGACGGGGATGCCGTGGTCGGCGTCGCGGACCGGTCGCAGCTCGTCGCCGCGCAGACCCCGCAGGGGTTCCCCCGTGCGCGGCTGGAGCAGGCCTACGAGCGCGCCGCGCAGGAGGGGGCGGAGTACACCGACGACGCGGCGCTGTATGCGGCGGCCGGGTTCGCGGTGCAGCACATCCCCGGCACCGCGACGGCGTTCAAGATCACCACGCCCGCCGACCTCGAACGCGCGAGGATGCTGCTCGCACCGCGCACGACGAGCGCGCCGCGGATCGGCATCGGCACCGATGCGCACGCCTTCGGCGGTGCGGGAGACCTCTGGCTGGCGGGCCTGGAGTGGCGGGGGGAGCCGGCGCTGTCCGGCCATTCCGACGGCGACGTCGTGGCGCACGCGATCGTCGATGCGCTGCTGGGCGCCGCGGGCCTCGGCGACATCGGCGAGCACCTCGGCACCGCGCATCCGGAGTACGCGGGGGCGCACGGCGAGGTGTTCCTCGCTCGCACGCGCGAGATCCTCGATGACGCCGGGTTCGCGATCGGCAACGTGTCGGTGCAGTTCCAGGGCAACCGGCCACGGTTCAGCGCACGACGCGCCGAGGCGGAGTCCGCGCTGTCTGCCGCCCTCGGCGCCCCGGTGTCGGTGTCGGCGACGACCACCGACGGGCTGGGGTTCGCCGGCCGCGGTGAGGGGATCTCCGCGACGGCGGTCGCGCTCGTGCACCCCCGCTGA
- the paaZ gene encoding phenylacetic acid degradation bifunctional protein PaaZ — MIALLPSYLKDAWWTPDDAADATIVRDASTGEAVAHVSTAGIDLAGALEHARTCGQQSLGALSFHQRALLLKRFALALTERKDELYALSARAGATTADSWIDIDGGIGVLFAYSGKGRRELPNGTVVVDGAPEPLSKDGSFLGRHVHTRLPGVAVQINAFNFPVWGSLEKLAPAFLAGMPTLIKPATPTSYVAGAMVRILVESGLLPDGSVQLVSGAVPGLFDLLRVGDLVGFTGSASTAQALRAHPSVQTGGVRFTAEADSINASVLGLDAAPGTPEFDAYVRQLVTEMTAKAGQKCTAIRRAIVPAGAMDAVIDAVRERIAATTVLGEPGAEGVTMGPLVSTAQRDEVRRAVALLQEAGGDIVVGSLDDPEVIRADGTRTAAPEGAFVSPLLLRFADADADAPHMVEAFGPVSSVLPYTSIEQAAALVNRGGGSLVTSIATHDPVLAASLAERIAPYNGRLLVLDRDDARSSTGHGSPMPGLVHGGPGRAGGGEELGGIRAVLHHMQRTAVQGSPDMLTAVTGVWHAGAAVREGGEHPFRKPLSRLRIGDRFSSPLRAVTLDDIETFARFTGDTFYAHMDEQAAAANPFFPGRVAHGYLLVSWAAGLFVDPDPGPVLANYGLEQLRFVTPVSPGDEIRVELTAKQITPRETDEYGDVRWDAVISNQRDDLVASYDVLTLVAKQ; from the coding sequence ATGATCGCGCTGCTGCCGAGCTACCTGAAAGACGCGTGGTGGACGCCCGATGACGCGGCAGATGCGACGATCGTGCGCGATGCGAGCACCGGCGAGGCCGTGGCGCACGTGAGCACCGCGGGCATCGACCTCGCCGGGGCTCTCGAGCACGCCCGCACGTGCGGACAGCAGAGTCTGGGCGCGCTCAGCTTCCACCAGCGGGCGCTTCTGCTGAAGCGCTTCGCTCTCGCCCTCACCGAACGCAAAGACGAGCTGTACGCCCTGTCTGCACGGGCCGGCGCGACGACCGCGGACTCCTGGATCGACATCGACGGCGGCATCGGCGTGCTCTTCGCATACTCCGGCAAAGGGCGCCGCGAACTGCCGAACGGCACCGTGGTCGTCGACGGCGCGCCGGAGCCGCTGTCGAAGGACGGCAGCTTCCTGGGCCGCCACGTGCACACCCGCCTTCCGGGCGTCGCCGTGCAGATCAACGCGTTCAACTTCCCCGTGTGGGGGTCGCTGGAGAAGCTCGCCCCCGCCTTCCTCGCCGGCATGCCGACCCTCATCAAGCCCGCCACGCCCACTAGCTACGTCGCCGGGGCGATGGTGCGCATCCTCGTCGAATCCGGTCTGCTGCCCGACGGTTCCGTGCAGCTCGTCAGCGGCGCCGTACCCGGGCTGTTCGACCTGCTGCGCGTGGGCGACCTCGTCGGATTCACCGGCAGCGCGTCGACGGCGCAGGCGCTGCGCGCGCATCCGTCGGTGCAGACCGGGGGCGTGCGCTTCACCGCCGAGGCCGACTCGATCAACGCCTCCGTGCTCGGCCTCGACGCCGCTCCGGGAACACCGGAGTTCGATGCCTACGTGCGTCAGCTCGTGACCGAGATGACCGCGAAGGCCGGGCAGAAATGCACCGCGATCCGCCGGGCGATCGTGCCCGCCGGGGCGATGGACGCCGTGATCGACGCCGTGCGGGAGCGCATCGCCGCCACGACGGTGCTGGGCGAACCGGGAGCGGAGGGCGTGACGATGGGGCCCCTCGTCTCGACGGCCCAACGCGACGAGGTGCGGCGCGCGGTCGCCCTGCTGCAGGAGGCGGGCGGTGACATCGTCGTGGGCTCGCTCGACGATCCCGAAGTCATCCGCGCCGACGGCACGCGCACTGCGGCACCCGAGGGCGCCTTCGTCTCGCCCCTGCTGCTGCGGTTCGCCGATGCGGACGCGGATGCCCCGCATATGGTCGAAGCGTTCGGCCCGGTGTCATCCGTCCTGCCGTACACGAGCATCGAGCAGGCCGCAGCGCTCGTGAACCGGGGCGGGGGGTCGCTGGTCACGAGCATCGCCACGCACGACCCGGTTCTGGCGGCGTCCCTGGCCGAGCGGATCGCGCCGTACAACGGCCGCCTGCTCGTCCTCGATCGCGACGACGCGCGCTCGTCGACCGGCCACGGCTCGCCGATGCCCGGCCTCGTGCACGGCGGTCCGGGGCGCGCCGGCGGCGGCGAGGAACTGGGCGGCATCCGGGCCGTGCTGCATCACATGCAGCGCACGGCCGTGCAGGGCTCGCCCGACATGCTCACGGCGGTCACCGGCGTGTGGCATGCGGGGGCCGCCGTGCGCGAGGGCGGCGAGCATCCGTTCCGCAAGCCGCTGTCGCGCCTGCGCATCGGCGACCGCTTCTCCTCTCCGCTGCGCGCCGTCACGCTCGACGACATCGAGACCTTCGCCCGCTTCACCGGCGACACCTTCTACGCGCACATGGATGAGCAGGCCGCCGCCGCCAACCCGTTCTTCCCCGGTCGGGTCGCGCACGGCTACCTGCTCGTGTCGTGGGCGGCGGGCCTGTTCGTCGATCCCGACCCGGGGCCGGTGCTCGCCAACTACGGCCTCGAGCAGCTGCGGTTCGTCACGCCCGTGTCGCCCGGCGACGAGATCCGCGTCGAGCTCACCGCCAAGCAGATCACGCCGCGCGAGACCGACGAGTACGGCGACGTGCGCTGGGATGCCGTGATCAGCAACCAGCGCGACGACCTCGTCGCCTCGTACGACGTGCTCACCCTCGTCGCGAAGCAGTAG
- a CDS encoding 3-hydroxyacyl-CoA dehydrogenase family protein, with the protein MSAAAPAPEAVGVIGGGRMGSGIAHAFLMAGSTVRLVERDAESSGRAREAVRRALARSAEHGSAAGMTAMAAPDDVLDERFTIATDLDALAGYGLVIEAVPEDHGLKHDALTRAASVLADDAVLATNTSSMSIDALAAGLARPQRFLGLHFFNPVPASALVEIVRGAATDESVIARCRGWIDALGKSAVVVRDSPGFASSRLGVALGLEAIRMLEEGVASAADIDTAMVRGYRHPLGPLRTTDLVGLEVRLAIAEQLATTLGARFEPPALLRRMVAEGRLGRKSGQGFYHWDEEER; encoded by the coding sequence ATGAGCGCCGCGGCGCCTGCGCCGGAGGCCGTGGGAGTGATCGGCGGGGGACGGATGGGCAGCGGGATCGCCCACGCCTTCCTGATGGCCGGCTCGACCGTGCGACTCGTCGAGCGCGACGCCGAATCATCTGGCCGCGCCCGCGAGGCGGTCCGGCGAGCGCTGGCCCGCTCCGCCGAACACGGATCCGCCGCGGGGATGACCGCGATGGCCGCACCTGACGACGTGCTCGACGAACGCTTCACGATCGCGACCGACCTCGACGCGCTCGCCGGCTACGGTCTCGTGATCGAGGCCGTGCCGGAGGATCACGGCCTGAAGCACGACGCGCTGACCCGCGCCGCATCCGTGCTCGCCGACGACGCGGTGCTCGCGACGAACACGTCGTCGATGTCGATCGACGCGCTCGCCGCCGGCCTCGCCCGACCGCAGCGATTTCTCGGGCTGCACTTCTTCAATCCCGTTCCCGCCTCGGCGCTCGTCGAGATCGTGCGGGGTGCCGCCACGGATGAGTCGGTGATCGCCAGATGCCGCGGATGGATCGACGCACTGGGCAAATCCGCGGTCGTCGTGCGCGACTCCCCCGGCTTCGCCTCCTCGCGCCTGGGTGTCGCGCTGGGGCTGGAGGCCATCCGGATGCTCGAGGAGGGCGTCGCCAGCGCCGCTGACATCGACACGGCGATGGTGCGGGGATACCGGCATCCGCTCGGTCCGCTGCGCACCACCGACCTCGTCGGCCTCGAAGTGCGCCTGGCGATCGCCGAGCAGCTCGCCACCACCCTCGGCGCGCGCTTCGAGCCGCCCGCGCTGCTGCGACGCATGGTCGCCGAGGGGCGGTTGGGCCGCAAGAGCGGCCAGGGTTTCTACCACTGGGACGAGGAGGAGAGATGA
- a CDS encoding enoyl-CoA hydratase/isomerase family protein, translating into MTDVLLVEEREDRVVATLNRPAARNAIDQAMVDALHALCAEMERAPRVLILTGAQGDFAAGADIAQLRDRRAEDARRGINTHAFARIRALPMPVIAALDGYALGGGAELAYAADIRIGTPALRIGNPEPALGIIAAAGATWRLPEIVGEARAAELLLTGRLLDAYEALSWGIVSSLHEPAALLPAAHALAERIRALDPLAVQHTKTALRAPRSAHPDVDLMLQAELFESAEKQRRMSAFLEKRR; encoded by the coding sequence ATGACCGACGTGCTCCTCGTCGAAGAGCGGGAGGATCGCGTCGTCGCGACCCTGAACCGTCCGGCCGCGCGCAACGCCATCGACCAGGCGATGGTCGACGCATTGCATGCGCTGTGCGCGGAGATGGAACGCGCGCCGCGCGTCCTCATCCTCACCGGAGCACAGGGAGACTTCGCGGCCGGCGCCGACATCGCCCAGCTGCGCGACCGCCGCGCCGAGGATGCCCGGCGCGGCATCAACACGCATGCCTTCGCACGCATACGCGCGCTGCCGATGCCCGTCATCGCCGCTCTCGACGGCTACGCGCTCGGCGGCGGCGCCGAGCTGGCGTACGCCGCCGACATCCGCATCGGCACACCGGCACTCCGAATCGGCAACCCCGAACCGGCCCTCGGGATCATCGCGGCGGCAGGGGCGACCTGGCGGCTGCCCGAGATCGTGGGCGAGGCGCGGGCCGCCGAGCTGCTGCTGACCGGGCGCCTCCTCGATGCGTACGAGGCGCTGTCATGGGGGATCGTGTCGTCGCTGCACGAGCCCGCCGCGCTCCTGCCCGCGGCGCACGCCCTCGCCGAGCGCATTCGCGCCCTCGATCCCCTCGCCGTGCAGCACACCAAGACGGCGCTGCGCGCCCCGCGCAGCGCGCATCCCGACGTCGATCTCATGCTGCAGGCAGAGCTCTTCGAAAGCGCCGAGAAGCAGCGTCGGATGTCGGCGTTCCTGGAGAAGAGACGATGA
- a CDS encoding alpha-ketoacid dehydrogenase subunit beta, with translation MSIVHHERETAGAAATAATSTTTTSASGTETISMAAALNRALADAIAADPDVVVFGEDVGPLGGVFRITDGLAERFGEERCFDTPLAESGIVGTAVGMAMNGMRPVVELQFDAFALPAFEQIVSHVAKMRNRTQGALTMPLVIRIPTGGGIGGVEHHCDSSEAYYAHTPGLTVVCPSTPQDAYSMLRAAIASPDPVIFLEPKKRYWAKGEVDTTVTATLGEARVVREGADATIVSYGASVVAALEAAELARDDGFDIGVIDVRTLTPFDDETVCAAVRRTGRAVVVAEAPGFASVASEIQARLSERCFEYLEAPVRRVTGFDAPFAPPKYEHWYLPDAERILDAIDTLGLSPTGATR, from the coding sequence ATGAGCATCGTCCACCACGAGAGGGAGACGGCCGGCGCCGCCGCGACGGCGGCCACATCGACAACGACCACCTCAGCATCGGGCACCGAGACGATCTCGATGGCGGCCGCCCTCAACCGGGCCCTGGCGGATGCGATCGCCGCCGATCCCGACGTCGTCGTCTTCGGCGAAGACGTCGGCCCGCTCGGCGGTGTATTCCGCATCACCGACGGCCTCGCCGAGCGCTTCGGCGAGGAACGTTGCTTCGACACCCCGCTGGCGGAGTCCGGCATCGTGGGCACCGCGGTCGGCATGGCGATGAACGGGATGCGCCCCGTCGTCGAGCTGCAGTTCGACGCGTTCGCCCTGCCCGCGTTCGAGCAGATCGTGAGCCATGTCGCCAAGATGCGCAACCGCACGCAGGGTGCGCTGACGATGCCGCTCGTCATCCGCATCCCCACCGGCGGCGGCATCGGCGGCGTCGAGCACCACTGCGACTCCTCCGAGGCGTACTACGCCCATACGCCGGGGCTCACGGTCGTGTGCCCCTCGACGCCGCAGGATGCGTACTCGATGCTGCGCGCGGCGATCGCCTCGCCCGATCCGGTGATCTTCCTCGAGCCGAAGAAGCGCTATTGGGCCAAGGGCGAGGTCGACACGACGGTCACGGCGACGCTGGGCGAGGCCAGGGTCGTGCGCGAGGGAGCGGATGCGACCATCGTCAGCTACGGCGCCTCGGTCGTCGCGGCGCTCGAGGCCGCCGAGCTCGCCCGGGACGACGGGTTCGACATCGGCGTGATCGACGTGCGCACGCTCACCCCGTTCGACGACGAGACCGTGTGCGCGGCGGTGCGCCGCACGGGGCGCGCTGTGGTCGTCGCCGAAGCGCCGGGGTTCGCGAGCGTCGCCTCCGAGATCCAGGCGCGCCTTTCGGAGCGGTGCTTCGAATACCTCGAGGCCCCCGTGCGCAGGGTCACGGGGTTCGATGCGCCGTTCGCCCCGCCCAAGTACGAGCACTGGTATCTGCCCGATGCCGAGCGCATCCTCGACGCGATCGATACGCTGGGCCTGTCCCCCACGGGGGCGACGCGGTGA
- a CDS encoding thiamine pyrophosphate-dependent dehydrogenase E1 component subunit alpha: MEASLPRDEPVQLIDADGTAHDDPEFPLPDGDTLLRAYRALVEGRRFNDESSALVRQGRLAVYPSSHGQEASQIGAALALAEQDWLFPTYRDSVTITARGVRPAEVLTLLKGDWHSGYDPAVHHVAPQATPLATQLLHAVGFAQAAQHRHQDAVVLAMCGDGATSEGDFHEALNFAAVFRAPVVFFVQNNGFAISVPLARQTAAPSLAHKAIGYGMPGQRVDGNDAAAVLSVVGAAVERARAGGGPSLIEAHTYRMQAHTNADDDTRYRDRAEVAAWEGRDPLIRMRAHLASTGALDDATAADIGAGADRMAAALRAAITTDTAPDPENLFRQVRGIRSPQLVEQRELLLDEIRRSAQPTPAGGAR; encoded by the coding sequence ATGGAGGCTTCTCTCCCCCGCGATGAGCCCGTGCAGCTCATCGATGCGGATGGCACGGCTCACGACGATCCGGAGTTCCCGCTCCCCGACGGCGACACGCTCCTGCGGGCCTATCGGGCCCTCGTCGAGGGGCGCCGGTTCAACGACGAGTCCAGCGCCCTGGTGCGGCAGGGTCGGCTGGCCGTCTACCCGTCGTCGCACGGGCAGGAGGCCTCGCAGATCGGCGCCGCGCTGGCGCTGGCGGAGCAGGACTGGCTCTTTCCCACCTACCGCGATTCCGTCACGATCACCGCGCGCGGGGTCCGCCCCGCCGAGGTGCTCACGCTGCTCAAGGGCGACTGGCACTCCGGATACGACCCCGCCGTGCACCACGTCGCCCCCCAGGCGACACCCCTGGCCACGCAGCTGCTGCACGCCGTCGGCTTCGCCCAGGCCGCGCAGCATCGCCACCAGGACGCCGTCGTGCTCGCGATGTGCGGCGACGGCGCCACGAGCGAGGGCGACTTCCACGAGGCGCTGAACTTCGCCGCCGTCTTCCGCGCGCCGGTCGTCTTCTTCGTGCAGAACAACGGCTTCGCGATCTCGGTCCCCCTGGCCAGGCAGACCGCCGCCCCGTCGCTGGCGCACAAGGCCATCGGCTACGGGATGCCGGGGCAGCGCGTCGACGGCAACGACGCTGCCGCGGTGCTCTCCGTCGTGGGCGCGGCCGTCGAGCGCGCACGTGCGGGCGGAGGCCCGTCGCTCATCGAGGCGCACACCTACCGGATGCAGGCGCACACCAACGCCGACGACGACACCCGCTACCGCGACCGCGCCGAGGTCGCGGCATGGGAGGGCCGCGACCCCCTGATCCGGATGCGCGCGCATCTGGCCTCCACCGGCGCGCTGGATGACGCGACCGCCGCCGACATCGGCGCCGGAGCCGACCGGATGGCCGCCGCGCTGCGCGCCGCGATCACCACCGACACCGCGCCCGACCCCGAGAACCTGTTCCGCCAGGTGCGCGGCATCCGTTCGCCGCAGCTCGTCGAGCAGCGCGAACTGCTGCTCGACGAGATCCGCCGCAGCGCCCAGCCGACACCCGCAGGAGGAGCCCGATGA
- a CDS encoding Lrp/AsnC family transcriptional regulator, which yields MSEIDETDEAILGMLRRDARASMTAIADAVHISRAGAHARIKRLTESGVITGYTVRTDPVLRGHHASAYVMLAIEQASWQDVRDRVQRIPEVEHMALAGGDFDVILLVRARDARDLRRIVLEDIQAIPSVRSTRTTLIFEDITL from the coding sequence ATGAGCGAGATCGACGAGACCGACGAGGCGATCCTCGGCATGCTGCGGCGGGATGCGCGGGCGTCGATGACGGCGATCGCCGATGCCGTGCACATCTCGCGAGCCGGTGCGCACGCGCGCATCAAGCGGCTCACCGAGTCGGGGGTGATCACCGGGTACACGGTGCGCACCGACCCCGTGCTCCGCGGCCACCACGCCTCGGCGTACGTCATGCTCGCGATCGAGCAGGCCAGCTGGCAGGACGTGCGCGATCGCGTGCAGCGCATCCCCGAGGTCGAGCACATGGCGCTCGCCGGCGGCGACTTCGACGTCATCCTGCTCGTGCGCGCGAGAGACGCCCGCGACCTGCGCCGGATCGTGCTGGAGGACATCCAGGCGATCCCGTCGGTGCGCTCGACCCGTACGACGCTGATCTTCGAAGACATCACCCTCTGA
- a CDS encoding TetR/AcrR family transcriptional regulator → MLAAAVAVFNEQGYDATSVSALAGRLGVSKAALYHHFSSKEELLGAALDHALDGLEGTLTAPRAGGAAEHLAGVLHDAVIVLAERLPEVTLLLRVRGNSEVERRALDRRRAFDQAVGALVQRAQAEGAVRADVDAAVAARLLFGTVNSLVEWYRPEGPEGAETLARDVVAVALDGLRTR, encoded by the coding sequence ATGCTGGCCGCGGCGGTGGCGGTGTTCAACGAGCAGGGGTACGACGCCACCTCCGTCTCGGCGCTCGCCGGTCGCCTCGGTGTGTCGAAGGCGGCGCTCTACCACCACTTCTCCTCGAAGGAGGAGCTGCTCGGCGCCGCGCTCGATCATGCGCTGGACGGACTGGAGGGCACGCTGACCGCGCCGCGCGCGGGCGGTGCGGCCGAGCATCTGGCCGGGGTGTTGCACGACGCCGTGATCGTGCTCGCCGAGCGGCTCCCGGAGGTGACGCTGCTGCTGCGCGTGCGCGGCAACAGCGAGGTGGAACGGCGAGCGCTGGATCGACGACGGGCGTTCGATCAGGCCGTCGGCGCGCTCGTGCAGCGCGCCCAGGCGGAGGGCGCCGTGCGTGCCGACGTGGATGCGGCTGTCGCCGCCCGGCTGCTGTTCGGCACGGTCAACTCGCTCGTCGAGTGGTATCGGCCGGAGGGGCCCGAAGGGGCGGAGACGCTCGCTCGCGATGTCGTCGCGGTCGCTCTGGACGGGCTGCGCACGCGCTGA
- a CDS encoding HAD-IA family hydrolase gives MPQTLRARALLLDMDGTLVDSTAVVEKLWLRWAEPHALEPQRVLDVVHGRQGHQSMAILLPARDHEINLRENREMLAAESADVDGVVEIPGADRFLAALQNAPHAVVTSADIALMTARMGAAGLRVPDLAITAESVSASKPDPEGFLLAAERLGVAPADCIVFEDSAAGIAAARAAGMRVIGVGAAAAAHSPDATVPDLTAVQVTVDADTGTVTLALN, from the coding sequence ATGCCCCAGACGCTCCGAGCCCGCGCCCTCCTGCTCGACATGGACGGCACGCTCGTCGACTCGACCGCGGTGGTGGAGAAGCTCTGGCTGCGCTGGGCCGAGCCCCACGCACTCGAACCCCAGCGCGTGCTCGATGTCGTGCACGGGAGGCAGGGACACCAGAGCATGGCGATCCTGCTGCCGGCGCGCGATCACGAGATCAATCTTCGCGAGAACCGCGAGATGCTCGCCGCCGAGAGCGCCGACGTCGACGGGGTCGTGGAGATCCCCGGCGCGGATCGGTTCCTCGCCGCGCTGCAGAACGCCCCCCACGCGGTGGTCACGTCGGCCGACATCGCGCTCATGACCGCACGGATGGGCGCGGCAGGGCTGCGCGTGCCCGATCTCGCGATCACCGCGGAGAGCGTGAGCGCCAGCAAGCCCGATCCCGAAGGCTTCCTGCTCGCCGCCGAGCGCCTGGGCGTGGCGCCGGCCGACTGCATCGTCTTCGAGGACTCCGCGGCGGGTATCGCCGCCGCCCGCGCCGCGGGGATGCGGGTGATCGGCGTGGGCGCCGCGGCGGCCGCGCACTCCCCCGATGCGACCGTGCCCGACCTGACCGCCGTGCAGGTGACCGTCGATGCCGACACCGGCACGGTGACCCTCGCCCTGAATTGA
- a CDS encoding PadR family transcriptional regulator, with product MTLDAGTQMRKGVVEYCVLGLLSRTPMYGWELSERLISAGMIASIGTLYPLLSRLRQSGWVRTFDQASTAGPVRRYYELTAEGRAQLNGFRALWEPFARGVADLIDQEES from the coding sequence ATGACACTGGACGCGGGAACGCAGATGCGCAAGGGCGTCGTGGAGTACTGCGTCCTCGGGCTGCTCTCCCGCACCCCGATGTACGGCTGGGAGCTGTCGGAGCGCCTGATCTCCGCGGGGATGATCGCGAGCATCGGCACGCTGTACCCACTGCTGTCCCGACTTCGGCAGAGCGGCTGGGTCCGCACCTTCGATCAGGCGTCCACAGCAGGTCCGGTGAGACGCTATTACGAGCTCACGGCGGAGGGGCGCGCACAGTTGAACGGCTTCCGGGCGCTATGGGAACCGTTCGCGCGCGGAGTCGCAGACCTCATCGACCAGGAGGAATCATGA
- a CDS encoding HAAS signaling domain-containing protein, with protein MSQNTHPTRAVRYLAELDDALGELPHRVATEIRAGIAEELDGLDDAAAAERIASLGDPRAIAAAAAEAGPAPAPAGAAASPARPLRESKGFAIAAALVLAFGGVVIPVAGWFVGAVMVVSSRMWTRLEKAIALATPFVAFALMMLATVITRALTAPSEDEARNPLVPGALDLWHSSILLAFILVPVMGGWLLWRMRNRTAPLR; from the coding sequence ATGAGTCAGAACACGCATCCCACGCGGGCCGTCCGCTATCTCGCCGAGCTGGATGACGCGCTCGGCGAGCTGCCGCACCGCGTGGCGACCGAGATCCGTGCAGGGATCGCTGAGGAGCTCGACGGCCTCGACGACGCCGCGGCCGCGGAGCGGATCGCGAGTCTCGGTGATCCTCGCGCGATCGCGGCGGCGGCGGCCGAAGCGGGGCCTGCACCGGCCCCCGCCGGCGCAGCCGCGTCTCCGGCTCGGCCGCTGCGGGAGTCGAAGGGGTTCGCGATCGCGGCTGCTCTCGTGCTCGCCTTCGGCGGAGTCGTGATCCCTGTCGCCGGATGGTTCGTCGGTGCGGTGATGGTGGTGTCCAGCCGGATGTGGACCCGCCTGGAGAAGGCGATCGCGCTCGCGACGCCGTTCGTGGCGTTCGCGCTCATGATGCTTGCGACCGTGATCACTCGGGCGCTCACCGCTCCCTCGGAGGATGAGGCGCGCAACCCTCTCGTGCCAGGAGCGCTCGATCTCTGGCACAGCAGCATCCTCCTCGCTTTCATCCTCGTGCCGGTCATGGGCGGCTGGCTGCTCTGGCGCATGCGCAACAGGACGGCGCCGCTGCGCTGA
- a CDS encoding carbohydrate ABC transporter permease, translating into MLSRLPAHAVIALWTLLIGVPLYLLTVSTFKSTLEIYQNPLGLPEAFTLDNFVEAWVRADFSTYSWNSLVVTVGSILLTLLLALLASYPISRFRSWWATPMLGFFLLGLLVPVRLASVELFMLMKDLGLLNSHLGLILVYTATRLPFAIFILSNFMRAVPVELEEAARLDGAGHVRLLWSVLTPQVRPAVGIVTIFTAIAVWNDFYFPLLFIFDPKMRTLPLGLSTFVGQYGTDWGVLFAGLLLSMLPLALLFLFTSKQVREGVGAGGVK; encoded by the coding sequence ATGCTCAGCCGCCTCCCTGCCCACGCAGTCATCGCCCTGTGGACCCTCCTCATCGGGGTGCCCCTGTATCTGCTGACAGTCTCGACGTTCAAATCGACCCTGGAGATCTACCAGAATCCTCTCGGCCTGCCGGAAGCCTTCACACTCGACAATTTTGTCGAAGCATGGGTCCGGGCCGACTTCAGCACGTATTCGTGGAACAGCCTCGTCGTGACCGTTGGCTCCATCCTCCTCACGCTGCTGCTCGCGCTGCTGGCGTCCTACCCGATCAGTCGTTTTCGATCATGGTGGGCGACACCGATGCTGGGCTTCTTCCTCCTCGGACTGCTCGTCCCGGTGCGCCTGGCGTCCGTAGAACTGTTCATGTTGATGAAGGATCTCGGACTGCTCAATTCTCATCTCGGACTGATCCTCGTCTACACAGCCACCCGACTTCCGTTCGCGATCTTCATCCTCAGCAATTTCATGAGGGCGGTGCCCGTGGAACTCGAGGAAGCCGCCCGCTTGGATGGCGCCGGACACGTTCGCTTGCTGTGGTCGGTGCTCACCCCACAGGTTCGACCCGCCGTAGGGATCGTCACCATCTTCACCGCGATCGCAGTGTGGAACGACTTCTATTTCCCGTTGCTGTTCATCTTCGATCCGAAGATGCGGACCCTGCCTTTGGGATTGTCGACGTTCGTCGGACAGTACGGAACCGACTGGGGCGTGTTGTTCGCTGGTCTCCTCCTCTCGATGCTGCCTCTGGCACTGCTTTTCCTCTTCACGTCGAAACAGGTTCGCGAGGGGGTGGGTGCGGGAGGCGTCAAATGA